From Deinococcus aestuarii, the proteins below share one genomic window:
- a CDS encoding aldo/keto reductase — protein sequence MTLTDYRTLGCSGLIVSPLALGTMTFGTARWGSSDEVSETVFNAYVGAGGNFIDTADVYSGGHSEELVGKFVEDHRLRDRVVLATKFTFSGGRGNPNASGNGRKNMYRALEGSLRRLKTDYVDLYWMHAWDGVTPPEEVVGSLSDLVRAGRIRYYGFSNVPAWYTARVVTLAEAHGLPGPVALQLQYSLIERSVEVEHVPAARALGLGLTPWSPLAGGFLSGKYSRETASARSQDRLSGTNPFGDTKFTEHNWGVLDALREVAREVGHTPAEVALAWVRAQPGVTAPILGASRTEQLHDNLAALELTLTPPQLAVLEERSAPGPNHGMAAVLKRAVFGGASVEGWR from the coding sequence ATGACCCTGACCGACTACCGCACGCTGGGTTGCTCGGGTCTGATCGTCAGTCCGCTGGCGCTCGGCACCATGACCTTCGGCACGGCGCGTTGGGGTTCGTCCGACGAGGTTTCGGAAACCGTCTTCAACGCCTACGTTGGGGCGGGCGGCAATTTCATCGACACTGCCGACGTGTACTCTGGCGGGCACAGCGAGGAACTGGTCGGCAAGTTCGTCGAGGACCACAGGTTGCGTGACCGTGTGGTGCTCGCCACCAAGTTCACCTTCAGCGGTGGGCGCGGCAATCCCAATGCCAGCGGGAACGGGCGCAAGAACATGTACCGGGCGCTGGAGGGGTCCCTGCGCCGATTGAAGACGGACTACGTGGACCTGTACTGGATGCACGCCTGGGACGGGGTAACCCCGCCCGAGGAGGTGGTGGGGTCTTTGAGCGACCTCGTGCGGGCGGGACGCATCCGCTACTACGGGTTCTCGAACGTGCCCGCGTGGTACACGGCGAGGGTCGTCACGCTGGCAGAGGCTCACGGTCTGCCGGGTCCCGTCGCCCTCCAACTCCAGTATTCGCTGATCGAACGCTCCGTCGAGGTCGAACACGTGCCCGCCGCCCGTGCCCTGGGTCTGGGCCTGACTCCCTGGAGTCCGCTGGCGGGCGGCTTCCTGTCGGGGAAGTACAGCCGCGAGACGGCCTCTGCCCGCAGCCAGGACCGCCTGAGCGGCACGAATCCCTTCGGGGACACCAAGTTCACGGAACATAACTGGGGGGTCCTGGACGCCCTGCGCGAGGTCGCCCGGGAGGTGGGTCACACGCCCGCCGAGGTGGCCCTGGCCTGGGTGAGGGCTCAGCCCGGCGTGACCGCGCCCATTCTGGGAGCGAGCCGGACCGAGCAGTTGCACGACAACCTGGCGGCGCTGGAACTGACCCTGACGCCACCGCAGCTCGCGGTGCTGGAGGAGCGCAGTGCCCCCGGCCCGAACCACGGCATGGCAGCGGTGCTGAAACGCGCCGTGTTCGGTGGTGCCTCCGTCGAGGGTTGGCGGTAG
- a CDS encoding putative bifunctional diguanylate cyclase/phosphodiesterase — protein MLPFDILSILAVACLRTGIAVCVALRAWQDRPARLYVVLAALMLFNDALILLRLGMRPEDSYALEISSMLWLCGMATTSFLLYSSLFVPQWWVGRRPIRLIAAPYLVCSALLALDLLVGRGWAVALVPDANGMYDAEPVTRLGQVLVLAFALRWFVELGVLGTAFWRQREDRVIIGALILAAVAGFAVWLALSVSGQFAHPLIALLPSLPQHLILAYLAVRTRLFEPTRVALDLALHAMSEAVAVLDRQGKVVYANPSAQHLGLLTERSFAANLLAAGLPPQDVAGLVEGTGRSRQMILLRQRRLHVGLTPVQGGRGRTRGTLFLGRDVTELEQRNAELSHLAGHDALTGLPNRRSLGEALERTVLRARQGQPGVLMFIDLDQFKLVNDTLGHAAGDELLVEIAGLLRGELRGDHLIARLGGDEFAVLLEGRDLDGGQVVAQQLLGAISRYEFTRQGRSFRVGFSLGLTVVDGQRGAQDLLAQADVAMYHAKARGGRRVVIFEPEQHDVLQVEETRNWSVRLQEALRADGLELHYQPVVNLADRQVEHHEALLRLRDEDGGLVLPGQFLPAAERYGLLPDLDRWVIARGIQTLAEHPGLRLHLNLSGTSLGDEELPTFIEAELTRAGVEPTRLGFEITETEAIRDLERARGWAERVGALGCPLALDDFGVGFTSFAYLRALPVDAVKIDGSFVRDLEHDEVSREIVGAITRLARAMGKRVVAEWVENEGVAEWARRLGVHLGQGYGLGRPGPGLPCAPDEDASTRKNSEVAQTTGA, from the coding sequence ATGCTGCCATTCGACATCTTGAGCATTCTCGCCGTCGCCTGCCTGCGAACGGGTATCGCCGTCTGTGTCGCGCTCCGCGCCTGGCAGGACCGCCCCGCGCGGCTGTATGTGGTGCTGGCAGCCCTGATGCTGTTCAACGACGCGCTGATCCTGCTGAGACTGGGGATGAGACCGGAAGACTCCTACGCCCTTGAAATCAGCTCAATGCTGTGGCTGTGCGGGATGGCGACCACCTCCTTCCTGCTCTACAGCAGCCTGTTCGTCCCGCAGTGGTGGGTGGGCAGGCGCCCCATCCGCCTGATCGCCGCGCCGTACCTGGTGTGCAGCGCGCTGCTGGCCCTGGACCTGCTGGTCGGGCGGGGATGGGCCGTGGCCCTGGTGCCCGACGCGAACGGCATGTACGACGCCGAACCCGTCACGCGGCTGGGGCAGGTGCTGGTGCTGGCCTTTGCGCTCCGGTGGTTCGTGGAGCTGGGGGTGCTGGGGACGGCGTTCTGGCGCCAGCGCGAGGACCGGGTCATCATCGGCGCGCTGATCCTGGCGGCCGTCGCCGGGTTCGCGGTCTGGCTGGCGCTGAGCGTGAGCGGGCAGTTCGCCCACCCCCTGATCGCGCTGCTGCCAAGCCTGCCGCAGCACCTGATCCTGGCGTACCTGGCCGTCCGCACCCGGCTGTTCGAGCCCACCCGGGTCGCCCTGGACCTCGCCCTGCACGCTATGAGCGAGGCCGTAGCCGTGCTCGACCGGCAGGGGAAGGTTGTGTACGCCAACCCCTCCGCCCAGCACCTGGGCTTGCTCACCGAACGTTCCTTCGCCGCGAACCTCTTGGCGGCGGGTCTTCCTCCACAAGACGTGGCCGGGCTGGTCGAGGGAACGGGCCGGTCCCGGCAGATGATCTTGCTGCGGCAGCGGCGCCTGCACGTCGGCCTGACGCCGGTGCAGGGCGGGCGTGGCCGGACGCGGGGCACCCTCTTTCTGGGCCGCGACGTGACGGAACTCGAACAGCGCAACGCCGAACTCTCCCACCTGGCCGGGCACGACGCCCTGACCGGGCTGCCCAACCGCCGCTCGCTGGGCGAGGCCCTGGAGCGCACGGTCCTGCGGGCGCGTCAGGGCCAGCCGGGCGTGCTGATGTTTATCGACCTCGACCAGTTCAAGCTCGTCAACGACACCCTCGGGCACGCGGCGGGCGACGAACTGCTCGTCGAGATCGCCGGGCTGCTGCGGGGAGAGCTGCGCGGGGACCACCTGATCGCCCGGCTGGGGGGCGACGAGTTCGCGGTGCTGCTAGAGGGCCGTGACCTCGACGGGGGCCAGGTGGTGGCTCAGCAACTCCTCGGGGCGATCTCCCGCTACGAGTTCACCCGCCAGGGGCGCTCCTTCCGGGTGGGGTTCAGCCTGGGGCTGACGGTGGTGGACGGCCAGCGGGGCGCCCAGGACCTCCTCGCGCAGGCGGACGTGGCGATGTACCACGCCAAGGCCCGGGGCGGGCGCCGAGTCGTCATTTTCGAACCCGAGCAGCACGATGTGCTCCAGGTCGAGGAGACCCGCAACTGGTCGGTGCGGTTGCAAGAGGCCCTGCGCGCGGACGGTTTGGAATTGCACTACCAACCAGTCGTGAACCTGGCTGACCGCCAGGTCGAGCATCACGAGGCGTTGCTGCGGTTGCGTGACGAGGACGGCGGCCTGGTCCTGCCCGGGCAGTTCCTCCCGGCCGCCGAACGCTACGGCCTGCTGCCCGACCTCGACCGCTGGGTGATCGCCCGGGGCATCCAGACGCTGGCGGAGCACCCGGGTCTGCGCCTGCACCTCAACCTCTCGGGCACGTCGCTGGGGGACGAGGAGCTGCCGACCTTCATCGAGGCCGAACTTACCCGGGCCGGAGTCGAGCCCACCCGGCTGGGCTTCGAGATCACCGAGACCGAGGCCATCCGCGACTTGGAGCGGGCCCGGGGGTGGGCCGAGCGGGTGGGCGCCCTGGGCTGTCCGCTCGCTCTCGACGACTTCGGGGTGGGCTTCACGTCCTTTGCGTACCTGCGGGCCCTGCCGGTGGACGCTGTCAAGATCGACGGGTCCTTCGTGCGGGATCTGGAGCACGATGAGGTGAGCCGCGAGATCGTCGGCGCGATCACCCGCCTCGCCCGCGCGATGGGCAAGCGGGTGGTCGCCGAGTGGGTGGAAAACGAAGGGGTGGCCGAGTGGGCCCGTCGTCTGGGGGTGCACCTGGGTCAGGGCTACGGCCTGGGTCGGCCCGGTCCCGGGCTGCCCTGCGCCCCAGACGAGGACGCCTCCACGCGGAAGAATTCAGAGGTTGCGCAGACCACCGGCGCGTGA
- a CDS encoding aldo/keto reductase — MRYNRLGSTGLFVSELAFGTMTFGASGPFEVMGSVQQAEADALLARAFEAGVNLIDTADTYSGGNSERMTGQALKNLGVRREDVIVATKVFGDIGTGPNARGSSRAHILDAASASLERLQLDHIDLYQLHGFDPATPVEETLIALNDLVRQGLVRYIGVSNWAAWQIAGALGLSKQHGLTRFSSLQAYYTLAGRDLEREIVPMARSEGVGVLVWSPLAGGLLSGKFSRETSTEGTRRAAMAFPPVEMERAYNVIDVLRNLAEQKGATVAQLALAWLLHQPHVTSVLLGTRRMEQLEDNLGAVDVRLSEDELRRLGEISQLPAEYPGWMLELWSQGRRQQLTAVDGR, encoded by the coding sequence ATGCGGTACAACAGACTCGGCAGCACCGGACTTTTCGTTTCAGAACTGGCCTTCGGCACCATGACCTTCGGGGCCAGCGGACCCTTCGAGGTGATGGGTTCTGTCCAACAAGCGGAGGCTGACGCCCTCTTAGCCCGCGCCTTCGAGGCCGGAGTCAACCTGATTGACACGGCCGACACCTACTCGGGCGGCAACTCCGAGCGCATGACCGGGCAGGCGCTGAAGAACTTGGGCGTGCGGCGTGAGGACGTGATTGTTGCCACCAAGGTCTTCGGCGACATTGGCACGGGGCCGAACGCGCGCGGGTCCTCGCGCGCCCACATCCTCGACGCCGCCTCGGCAAGTCTGGAACGGCTGCAACTGGACCACATCGACCTGTATCAGCTCCACGGCTTCGACCCCGCCACACCCGTCGAGGAGACCCTAATTGCCCTGAACGACCTTGTGCGGCAGGGCTTGGTGCGCTACATCGGCGTGTCGAACTGGGCAGCGTGGCAAATCGCTGGGGCGTTGGGTCTCTCCAAGCAGCACGGGCTGACACGCTTTTCCTCCTTGCAGGCGTACTACACCCTGGCGGGCCGCGACCTGGAACGCGAGATCGTGCCGATGGCCCGGAGCGAGGGGGTGGGCGTCCTGGTCTGGAGTCCGCTGGCAGGCGGCCTGCTGAGCGGCAAGTTCAGCCGTGAGACCAGCACCGAAGGCACTCGGCGCGCCGCCATGGCCTTTCCACCTGTGGAGATGGAGCGGGCCTACAACGTCATCGACGTGCTCCGGAACTTGGCCGAACAGAAAGGCGCCACGGTCGCGCAGCTCGCCCTCGCCTGGCTGCTGCACCAACCCCACGTCACCAGCGTGCTGCTCGGCACCCGCAGGATGGAGCAACTGGAGGACAACTTGGGCGCCGTAGATGTGCGGCTGTCGGAAGACGAGTTGCGTCGTCTGGGAGAGATCAGTCAATTGCCCGCCGAGTACCCCGGCTGGATGCTGGAGCTGTGGAGTCAGGGGCGCCGCCAGCAGTTGACGGCAGTTGACGGCCGATGA